Proteins from a genomic interval of Paenibacillus sp. FSL H8-0048:
- a CDS encoding DUF6157 family protein, giving the protein MSYTDTFIRIAEDCPVETGTIPVSDRPLPPAHVIQYHLLAGSPYRYNHEELLYQVYVRHKAIPEEERESRREEIWTALFSKNHPCLRASMLPKKYGWGVHYDAEGKIALYAKESPEYDYYTTKDEAGVKLLNAMRNKRR; this is encoded by the coding sequence ATGAGCTATACTGATACATTTATCCGGATTGCAGAAGATTGCCCGGTGGAGACCGGCACCATCCCTGTATCTGATCGTCCGCTCCCGCCTGCTCATGTTATTCAGTATCATCTGCTGGCCGGCTCGCCTTACCGTTATAATCATGAAGAACTGCTGTACCAGGTGTATGTGCGGCACAAGGCTATTCCTGAAGAAGAGCGTGAATCACGCCGGGAGGAAATCTGGACAGCGCTGTTCTCAAAAAATCATCCGTGCCTGCGGGCCTCCATGCTGCCCAAGAAATACGGCTGGGGTGTCCATTACGATGCTGAGGGGAAGATCGCACTCTATGCCAAAGAGTCTCCAGAGTATGATTATTACACTACCAAGGATGAAGCCGGAGTGAAGCTGTTGAATGCCATGCGGAATAAGCGGCGTTAA
- a CDS encoding metal ABC transporter substrate-binding protein: protein MIKFKSIAKSNSAAQSTFSIRQLAALSLTAMLVISGCGNNTGTKAASTSSPASTPSAAAGATTIPAADKLNIKVSFYPMYEFTKSITGDLADVEVLVPPGVEPHDWEPTAKDMADISDADVLVYNGAGMEGWAQQIVDSAAGSDLITIEASKGLQIIEGAEHEHEHEHEHSREEEAASGADDDHDHEHHHDESAAEGSDHDHSHTDSANSEADNDHDHAHDHGGLDPHVWLDPVMAIREVQTIEAALSAAFPGNAAAFHANSEAYIAKLEQLDQDFRAGLQNTKRKDFITQHAAFGYLAQQYGLTQVPIAGLSPEQEPSAAQMASIVEFAKANKVTTIFFETLVSSSVADTIAQEIGAKTAVLNPIEGLTEEDAAHNLDYLSLMRQNLNALTQALNE from the coding sequence ATGATAAAATTCAAATCCATAGCAAAGTCCAATTCGGCCGCACAGTCCACATTCAGCATCCGTCAGCTTGCCGCTTTATCCTTGACCGCCATGCTGGTGATCTCCGGCTGCGGCAACAATACTGGGACCAAAGCCGCTTCTACCAGCAGTCCGGCGTCTACACCATCGGCTGCGGCCGGAGCGACTACTATACCGGCAGCGGATAAATTGAACATTAAGGTCAGCTTTTACCCGATGTATGAATTCACAAAAAGCATTACCGGTGACCTCGCCGATGTGGAGGTACTGGTCCCGCCCGGGGTCGAGCCGCATGACTGGGAACCAACCGCGAAGGATATGGCTGATATATCGGATGCAGATGTGCTTGTCTACAATGGGGCAGGCATGGAAGGCTGGGCGCAGCAGATTGTGGACAGTGCGGCCGGAAGTGATCTCATTACAATAGAGGCAAGTAAAGGACTCCAGATTATTGAAGGAGCAGAGCATGAACATGAACACGAGCATGAGCACAGCCGTGAAGAGGAAGCGGCAAGTGGAGCAGACGACGATCACGATCATGAACATCATCATGATGAATCCGCAGCTGAAGGAAGCGATCATGATCATTCCCATACTGATTCCGCTAACAGTGAAGCAGACAACGACCATGACCACGCTCACGACCATGGCGGCCTTGATCCTCATGTATGGCTGGATCCTGTGATGGCAATCCGGGAGGTTCAGACCATTGAAGCAGCACTCTCCGCAGCTTTTCCCGGGAATGCCGCTGCCTTCCACGCTAACAGCGAAGCTTATATCGCCAAGCTGGAGCAGCTGGATCAGGATTTCAGAGCCGGGCTCCAGAACACGAAGCGCAAGGACTTTATTACTCAGCATGCCGCGTTTGGTTATCTGGCACAGCAATATGGCTTGACGCAGGTGCCGATTGCCGGGCTGTCGCCGGAGCAGGAGCCCTCTGCTGCACAGATGGCGTCAATCGTGGAGTTCGCCAAGGCGAATAAGGTGACCACGATCTTTTTTGAAACCTTGGTCTCCTCGAGTGTCGCCGATACTATTGCCCAGGAAATAGGAGCCAAGACCGCCGTGCTGAATCCAATTGAAGGATTAACAGAGGAAGACGCTGCCCACAATCTCGATTACCTGAGTCTGATGCGGCAGAATCTTAACGCGCTGACCCAGGCGCTGAACGAATAA
- the rpsN gene encoding 30S ribosomal protein S14 has product MAKKSKVVKEQKRQELVAKYADKRRELKAAGDVMALQKLPRDSSATRQKNRCSVSGRPRGYLARFKVSRIVFRELAHKGQIPGVTKSSW; this is encoded by the coding sequence GTGGCCAAGAAATCCAAGGTTGTGAAGGAACAGAAGCGGCAGGAGCTGGTGGCGAAGTACGCCGACAAGCGCAGAGAGCTGAAGGCGGCGGGCGATGTAATGGCACTGCAGAAGCTGCCCCGGGATTCCTCAGCCACCCGCCAAAAGAACAGATGCAGCGTGTCCGGCAGACCGCGGGGATACCTCGCCAGATTCAAAGTATCCCGGATCGTCTTCCGGGAGCTGGCACATAAGGGACAAATTCCAGGTGTCACCAAGTCCAGCTGGTAA
- a CDS encoding metal ABC transporter permease: protein MDMLGYEFMQRAFWAGGLIGLIGPLLGVYLMLRRQVLMADTLSHVSLAGVALGSVLGWNPALSGFTVAVAGGLVIEQLRRSYRTYSELPVAIIMTSGLALAVVLMSMKQNLTKSFSSYLFGSIVAVSDTQLKLIAVVATAGILYFIILRRPLYSLTFDEETAAISGVHTGWLSFSFAVLTGMTVAAAMPVVGVLLVSALIVLPASIALRMASGFTAAIIISVSVGLTGVFSGLTASYYINTPPGGTIALILLVFLLLAIAVQKLIRLRSRSRYSSQANEEKGSHNI from the coding sequence CTGGACATGCTTGGTTACGAATTCATGCAACGCGCATTTTGGGCAGGAGGCCTGATCGGGCTGATCGGACCCTTGCTGGGAGTGTATCTGATGCTGCGCAGGCAGGTGCTGATGGCGGATACGCTGTCTCATGTCTCTCTTGCCGGTGTTGCACTGGGTTCCGTATTGGGCTGGAATCCTGCTCTTAGCGGTTTCACTGTAGCAGTAGCAGGAGGGCTGGTTATTGAGCAGCTGCGCCGATCTTACCGTACCTACAGTGAGCTTCCGGTTGCCATTATTATGACCTCCGGCCTGGCACTGGCCGTTGTGCTGATGAGCATGAAGCAGAACTTGACCAAGAGCTTCAGCTCTTATCTGTTTGGCTCCATCGTTGCGGTAAGCGATACCCAGCTTAAGCTGATTGCTGTGGTGGCCACAGCCGGTATTCTCTACTTCATTATTCTGCGCCGCCCGCTGTACAGCCTGACCTTCGACGAAGAGACCGCCGCTATCAGCGGTGTCCATACCGGGTGGTTGTCCTTCTCGTTCGCTGTTCTAACCGGCATGACCGTTGCCGCAGCCATGCCGGTGGTGGGTGTGCTGCTTGTATCGGCTCTGATTGTGCTGCCCGCCTCCATTGCGCTGCGGATGGCCTCAGGCTTCACGGCAGCTATAATAATCTCCGTCAGTGTGGGGCTGACCGGTGTGTTCAGCGGGCTTACAGCTTCCTACTATATCAACACGCCTCCAGGAGGCACGATTGCACTTATTCTGCTGGTATTTCTGCTGCTGGCCATTGCGGTGCAGAAGCTGATCAGGCTGCGCAGCCGCAGCCGTTATTCATCTCAAGCTAACGAAGAAAAGGGGTCTCACAACATATGA
- a CDS encoding helix-turn-helix domain-containing protein — translation MAKNQQETHKIQAWSLINRKYLGQGVRVKRFRRPKRSQIRNRVLLAILMAKDMKLSRLAEELSVSSRSVSAWVYEGRIPSRTNLDKVCRHLGYPPHILFNEALLRQSPIVCQPTPSRFMKRTLAHSPQHNAILTGLCMVYDFSVTDVSIWIGVHPGTFRKWLHHCHLPTLALQEKAENFFRIPRHILFADCELH, via the coding sequence ATGGCTAAAAATCAGCAAGAAACACATAAAATTCAGGCCTGGTCTCTGATCAACCGCAAATATCTTGGACAAGGCGTACGGGTCAAACGATTTCGCCGCCCCAAACGCAGCCAGATCCGCAACCGCGTTCTGCTGGCCATCCTGATGGCCAAGGACATGAAGCTCTCCCGACTTGCAGAAGAGCTCTCCGTCTCCTCACGCAGCGTAAGCGCATGGGTATATGAAGGACGCATTCCCTCCAGAACCAATCTGGACAAGGTCTGCCGCCACTTAGGCTATCCGCCCCATATCCTGTTCAACGAAGCTCTTCTGCGGCAAAGTCCGATTGTGTGCCAGCCGACCCCATCCCGTTTCATGAAAAGAACGCTTGCCCATTCACCGCAGCACAACGCGATTCTGACCGGACTCTGCATGGTGTATGATTTCTCTGTCACCGATGTCAGCATCTGGATCGGCGTCCATCCCGGCACCTTCCGCAAGTGGCTGCACCATTGTCATCTGCCTACATTGGCGCTTCAGGAGAAAGCTGAGAACTTCTTCCGCATTCCGCGGCATATCCTGTTCGCCGACTGCGAGCTCCATTAA
- a CDS encoding class I SAM-dependent methyltransferase, giving the protein MTEYWSKRFAQEGMIWGSEPSPSAEWAKRKFREAGVSTVLVPGAGYGRNTKVFSAEFTVYGIELSEAALELGTVWDPGTSFIAGSALEPQLGQSVDAVYCYDVLHLFLAGDRRRLIEASLSQVRTGGLLYFTSFSDEDPHNGCGRELEPGTFEYKEDKYAHFFSDADLREHFAGTEILETGSFTESLQSPQGGTHEYILRTILALKR; this is encoded by the coding sequence ATGACAGAGTATTGGAGTAAAAGATTTGCGCAGGAGGGGATGATCTGGGGGAGTGAGCCCAGCCCGTCGGCAGAATGGGCAAAGCGGAAATTCAGGGAGGCAGGCGTATCCACTGTGCTCGTTCCGGGTGCCGGGTATGGGCGGAATACCAAGGTGTTCTCCGCTGAATTTACAGTATATGGAATAGAACTAAGTGAGGCGGCACTGGAGCTGGGTACAGTATGGGACCCGGGAACGAGTTTTATTGCAGGCTCGGCGCTGGAGCCGCAGCTTGGGCAGTCTGTAGATGCCGTATACTGCTACGATGTTCTGCATTTATTCCTCGCCGGGGACCGCCGTCGCCTGATTGAGGCCAGTCTCAGTCAGGTTAGAACTGGAGGGCTGCTCTACTTCACCAGCTTTTCTGATGAAGATCCCCATAACGGCTGCGGGAGAGAGCTGGAGCCGGGCACATTTGAATACAAAGAGGATAAATACGCCCACTTCTTCAGCGATGCCGATTTGCGGGAGCATTTTGCCGGGACGGAGATTCTGGAGACAGGTTCCTTTACCGAGTCGCTACAGAGCCCGCAGGGCGGGACTCATGAATACATACTAAGAACGATCCTTGCGCTTAAAAGGTAG